Proteins encoded within one genomic window of Glandiceps talaboti chromosome 3, keGlaTala1.1, whole genome shotgun sequence:
- the LOC144432533 gene encoding uncharacterized protein LOC144432533 isoform X2, translating into MSDKRQMDEKQAYKKKYERSHRQHREKKRQESASGDKPDSGLNSSQYAEGCDSDMRSNPRRNYPDRRRGNRRANQLQTRVFVSSQNPNPGDTCKERHNHQTSRQERFSKDGRVSDHYRRSGRTGGRKQQNQANMSFSPSQESKKPDVLPVCEFKEKILEEIKKNRVVCIHGETGCGKSTMVPQFIMDEAQNTNKGNVSSLAAQLNLRKGAKIIVTQPRRMAAISLAKRVASERGERVGQSVGYQIGGESMLSSYTKLTYVTTGFLLQKLVNNPQSFDNYTHVILDEIHERQIDSDLLSLVVKLYLDQYHYTKIIVMSATLQGELFSRYFADSDQKDNSYSHSESESDSDSEHDQVPPQIFVGARRFPVEDIYIDDLVSSTKYQDWFSADEVFSLANAWVKFNQFYAKRSSEDDVVDQFQHLFEQSLRKVHGVEKAEKKLYNFSSDLKSTPREKTLKATVMAGLIQVCVTLIKKMTTPGETILVFLPGIGEIYSLYDVLAPLESDPPRSMTPIQLFVLHSQIPREDQDACFEAPPATHAHVILATNIAESSLTLPKVRVVIDFGLKRQVMYDDRRRMMCLIGVWCSKASAKQRAGRTGRVFEGKVVRLMAKNYFNESLREFDPPEMETNPLDKLILRVKQLGKKIADGMSVSELLQHAVESPSMDRFVSTVESLADVGALTENSEHGDITLLGHVALKLPLDIILCRLVVYGVLFNCTCDAVVMAAALSIRMDPFTLPNLMIMKDPEKFLKSSTNSFKSRARFDNGQYSEPIMYVNMFKAWMKERVQERGRNAIYSKRVRFCRENALHTQRLIEMENSVCEIASRLNRYLPDKSKALRDVQTLMWVLRSEVDDEDYNYEETLPSGVSKTQTEENDNKENPKSGKRVKEATHGKYRDQRQDTQRKPSMVTTGHTSTMQKEGNPSYEAKCTGSEFEGYETFLNEEGDQKLRKTSFPKPEVDLVPPNLGRQNTDKQHSRHDNEGPNDDVNFDNYKTDCPYRGVDGQVYHVRVDVLQAERESPLIDGNVVGSDSSDEDDEDAQAKQSKDIKMKQLNCSARVKDKSFQNQGARPKQLNRSRTHKRHHLVQSQEGNLTPADVDQLFCSDMVMVKVLQVAAFNPNYIFGTLGQQSPDGRKMTIDKSERAETSIRNTGYDPRSTVIVNNMDRMLADGERDILNKIIRLMCDPKKYEFGIRGSSDRLFLEFEKARDLDQDNPVIHDIPLKAHAMNHYGCGRESFYVQVPKALHNKIRLSEKVTQIKISRPVQPYLLQWQLLTEDVGQPPKCTVDGKSCRVDGMTVLPPDCGGVLATIMLMTFLPQRYSINISVKHRRITTIGFLGQKFPIPADTPIRGESLMLMSEIRQILSELFITPDDFTKIPNSDLDDRIRYLIHTVRSQQRTESTEPYQWVRERRKSSYTRENVSPYAPEDISGEDDDGNERDNHKFMFLKPYNLKNIGQLLNFCIEKIKVMMQTHFTTFKAEEIVKRDEGTSEGDYNEMDSESDD; encoded by the exons ATGAGTGATAAAAGGCAGATGGACGAAAAACAGGCATACAAGAAAAAGTATGAACGATCACACAGGCAACACCGTGAAAAGAAGCGACAGGAGAGCGCGAGTGGTGACAAACCCGACAGTGGTTTGAACTCTTCTCAGTACGCCGAAGGCTGCGATTCTGATATGAGATCGAATCCACGTAGAAATTATCCTGATAGAAGAAGAGGCAATAGGAGGGCAAACCAGCTTCAGACTCGAGTATTTGTCTCCAGTCAGAATCCTAATCCCGGAGACACATGTAAAGAAAGACACAACCATCAAACCAGTCGTCAAGAACGATTTTCCAAAGATGGCCGTGTCAGTGACCATTATAGACGAAGTGGTAGGACTGGAGGAAGAAAACAACAGAACCAAGCAAATATGTCGTTTTCCCCGTCCCAAGAGTCGAAGAAGCCCGATGTTTTGCCTGTATGTGAATTTAAGGAGAAGATTCTggaagaaataaagaaaaaccGAGTTGTATGTATCCATGGTGAGACAGGCTGTGGAAAGTCAACTATGGTACCCCAATTTATAATGGACGAAGCACAGAATACAAACAAAGG GAATGTTTCCTCTCTTGCTGCACAACTAAATTTGAGAAAGGGTGCCAAGATAATCGTTACACAACCGAGAAGAATGGCAGCCATTTCTTTGGCAAAAAGAGTAGCATCAGAGAGAGGAGAGAgggtgggtcaatctgttggtTATCAAATTGGTGGAGAATCTATGTTATCATCTTACACCAAACTAACCTACGTCACCACAGGATTTTTACTGCag AAACTGGTAAACAACCCTCAGTCATTTGATAACTATACACATGTGATACTGGATGAAATTCATGAAAGACAGATTGATTCCGATTTACTCAGTTTGGTTGTCAAATTGTACCTTGATCAATATCACTACACCAAGATTATCGTGATGTCAGCAACGTTACAGGGAGAGCTTTTCTCACG GTATTTCGCTGACTCTGACCAGAAAGATAATTCGTATTCACACTCGGAATCGGAATCGGACTCTGACTCTGAACATGACCAGGTTCCACCGCAAATCTTTGTTGGTGCCAGGAGATTCCCCGTTGAAGACATTTACATTGATGATCTTGTGTCAAGTACGAAGTATCAGGATTGGTTTTCCGCGGACGAAGTTTTCAGTCTTGCCAACGCATGGGTGAAATTTAACCAATTTTATGCCAAACGTTCATCGGAAGACGATGTTGTCGATCAGTTTCAACACTTATTTGAACAAA GTTTGAGGAAAGTACATGGTGTTGAGAAAGCAGAAAAGAAACTATACAATTTTTCATCTGATCTTAAGTCTACACCACGGGAAAAAACTTTGAAGGCCACTGTCATGGCTGGATTGATTCAAGTTTGTGTAACCTTGATAAAGAAGATGACAACTCCCGGAGAAACTATCCTTGTTTTTCTGCCAG GTATTGGTGAAATTTACTCCCTCTATGATGTACTTGCGCCATTAGAAAGTGATCCTCCTCGTTCGATGACACCGATTCAACTGTTTGTACTTCATTCACAG ATACCCCGAGAAGACCAAGACGCCTGTTTTGAAGCACCACCGGCTACACATGCTCACGTCATCTTGGCAACTAACATCGCAGAAAGCTCTCTCACTTTACCAAAAGTACGGGTTGTCATCGACTTTGGGTTGAAACGACAGGTCATGTATGACGATAGACGTCGTATGATGTGTCTTATTGGAGTTTGGTGTTCCAAAGCAAGTGCCAAACAGAGAGCAG GTCGCACCGGCAGAGTGTTTGAAGGCAAAGTGGTCAGACTCATGGCCAAAAACTACTTCAACGAGAGTCTGCGTGAATTTGATCCGCCGGAAATGGAGACAAATCCATTGGATAAATTGATACTCAGAGTAAAACAGCTTGGAAAGAAGATCGCTGATGGTATGTCTGTAAGTGAGCTACTTCAACATGCAGTGGAATCACCTTCCATGGATCGTTTCGTTTCGACTGTGGAAAGTCTCGCTGATGTTGGCGCCCTCACAG AAAACTCTGAACATGGTGACATAACACTACTTGGTCACGTGGCCCTGAAATTACCATTGGACATCATACTGTGTCGTCTTGTTGTCTACGGTGTTCTCTTCAACTGTACGTGTGATGCTGTTGTCATGGCAGCAGCATTGTCTATACGTATGGACCCGTTTACGCTACCAAATCTCATG ATCATGAAAGACCCGGAAAAATTCTTGAAGTCGTCGACCAACAGTTTCAAATCCCGTGCTAGATTTGATAATGGACAGTACAGTGAACCGATAATGTACGTTAATATGTTCAAAGCATGGATGAAAGAGAGAGTCCAGGAGAGAGGGCGGAatgcaatttattcaaaacgAGTGAGATTCTGCCGAGAAAATGCACTTCACACACAGAGGCTGATCGAAATGGAAAACTCTGTTTGTGAAATCGCATCGCGTCTGAATCGTTACTTGCCGGATAAAAGCAAAGCTCTCAGGGATGTACAAACCTTGATGTGGGTACTGAGGTCAGAGGTCGATGACGAAGACTACAACTACGAAGAAACTTTGCCCTCAGGGGTATCCAAAACACAGACAGAGGAGAATGATAACAAGGAGAACCCGAAAAGTGGCAAGAGAGTGAAAGAGGCAACTCATGGTAAATATCGTGACCAAAGGCAAGATACTCAAAGAAAGCCATCAATGGTGACAACTGGTCACACTAGCACTATGCAGAAAGAAGGTAACCCATCTTACGAGGCAAAGTGTACAGGCAGTGAATTCGAAGGGTACGAAACTTTCCTCAATGAAGAAGGGGATCAAAAATTACGTAAAACGTCATTTCCAAAGCCGGAAGTAGATCTTGTCCCTCCCAATTTGGGTCGTCAGAATACCGATAAGCAACATAGTCGCCATGACAACGAAGGTCCGAACGATGACGTTAATTTCGATAACTACAAAACGGATTGCCCTTATAGAGGCGTAGACGGACAAGTCTATCATGTACGAGTAGACGTCCTTCAAGCTGAGAGGGAAAGTCCACTTATCGATGGAAATGTAGTTGGCTCTGATAGTAGTGATGAAGATGACGAGGATGCACAAGCTAAGCAATCGAAGGATATAAAGATGAAACAGTTAAACTGTAGTGCACGGGTGAAAGACAAATCATTTCAGAATCAAGGTGCCAGACCAAAACAGTTGAATCGTTCCAGAACACACAAACGCCATCATCTGGTCCAATCACAAGAGGGAAACTTGACACCTGCTGATGTTGATCAACTATTCTGTAGTGATATGGTAATGGTGAAAGTATTGCAAGTGGCTGCTTTCAATCCTAACTATATTTTCGGTACTCTTGGCCAACAGTCACCTGACGGCAGAAAGATGACAATAGATAAGTCTGAGAG GGCAGAGACGAGTATAAGAAACACTGGATATGATCCAAGAAGTACAGTCATTGTGAATAATATGGATCGAATGCTGGCAGACGGAGAAAGGGATATCTTGAATAAAATCATTCGCTTGATGTGTGATCCCAAAAAGTATGAATTTGGTATAAGAG GATCCTCAGATCGACTCTTCTTGGAATTTGAGAAGGCGAGGGACTTGGATCAAGATAATCCAGTCATTCACGATATTCCACTGAAAGCACACGCCATGAACCACTATGGGTGTGGCAGAGAGTCGTTTTACGTACAAGTTCCAAAGGCACTCCATAACAAGATAAGACTAAGTGAGAAGGTGACTCAAATAAAGATATCAAGACCAGTCCAACCATACTTGCTTCAATGGCAGCTACTAACAGAGGATGTGGGTCAACCTCCAAAAT GTACTGTCGATGGTAAAAGTTGTCGTGTTGATGGCATGACTGTGCTACCTCCTGACTGTGGCGGCGTCCTTGCTACGATCATGTTGATGACATTCTTACCACAACGATACAGTATTAACATCAGTGTTAAACACAGGCGGATAACAACCATAGGATTCCTTGGCCAGAAATTTCCCATCCCGGCTGACACACCAATAAG aGGAGAATCGTTGATGTTGATGAGTGAAATTCGTCAAATCTTATCAGAGCTATTCATAACTCCTGATGATTTCACCAAAATACCAAACAGTGATTTAGATGATAGAATTCGGTATTTGATTCATACTGTGAGATCACAGCAACGTACTGAATCAACAG AACCATACCAATGGGTACGGGAAAGGAGGAAATCAAGTTATACTCGAGAGAATGTGTCACCATATGCACCCGAGGATATATCCGGAGAAGATGACGATGGCAATGAGAGAGACAATCACAAGTTTATGTTTTTGAAG CCATACAATCTCAAGAATATCGGACAACTTCTTAACTTCTGCATCGAGAAAATCAAAGTTATGATGCAGACGCACTTTACAACTTTCAAAGCCGAAGAAATCGTTAAGCGAGATGAAGGTACAAGTGAGGGAGATTATAATGAAATGGATAGTGAATCCGACG ATTGA
- the LOC144432533 gene encoding uncharacterized protein LOC144432533 isoform X1, which translates to MSDKRQMDEKQAYKKKYERSHRQHREKKRQESASGDKPDSGLNSSQYAEGCDSDMRSNPRRNYPDRRRGNRRANQLQTRVFVSSQNPNPGDTCKERHNHQTSRQERFSKDGRVSDHYRRSGRTGGRKQQNQANMSFSPSQESKKPDVLPVCEFKEKILEEIKKNRVVCIHGETGCGKSTMVPQFIMDEAQNTNKGNVSSLAAQLNLRKGAKIIVTQPRRMAAISLAKRVASERGERVGQSVGYQIGGESMLSSYTKLTYVTTGFLLQKLVNNPQSFDNYTHVILDEIHERQIDSDLLSLVVKLYLDQYHYTKIIVMSATLQGELFSRYFADSDQKDNSYSHSESESDSDSEHDQVPPQIFVGARRFPVEDIYIDDLVSSTKYQDWFSADEVFSLANAWVKFNQFYAKRSSEDDVVDQFQHLFEQSLRKVHGVEKAEKKLYNFSSDLKSTPREKTLKATVMAGLIQVCVTLIKKMTTPGETILVFLPGIGEIYSLYDVLAPLESDPPRSMTPIQLFVLHSQIPREDQDACFEAPPATHAHVILATNIAESSLTLPKVRVVIDFGLKRQVMYDDRRRMMCLIGVWCSKASAKQRAGRTGRVFEGKVVRLMAKNYFNESLREFDPPEMETNPLDKLILRVKQLGKKIADGMSVSELLQHAVESPSMDRFVSTVESLADVGALTENSEHGDITLLGHVALKLPLDIILCRLVVYGVLFNCTCDAVVMAAALSIRMDPFTLPNLMIMKDPEKFLKSSTNSFKSRARFDNGQYSEPIMYVNMFKAWMKERVQERGRNAIYSKRVRFCRENALHTQRLIEMENSVCEIASRLNRYLPDKSKALRDVQTLMWVLRSEVDDEDYNYEETLPSGVSKTQTEENDNKENPKSGKRVKEATHGKYRDQRQDTQRKPSMVTTGHTSTMQKEGNPSYEAKCTGSEFEGYETFLNEEGDQKLRKTSFPKPEVDLVPPNLGRQNTDKQHSRHDNEGPNDDVNFDNYKTDCPYRGVDGQVYHVRVDVLQAERESPLIDGNVVGSDSSDEDDEDAQAKQSKDIKMKQLNCSARVKDKSFQNQGARPKQLNRSRTHKRHHLVQSQEGNLTPADVDQLFCSDMVMVKVLQVAAFNPNYIFGTLGQQSPDGRKMTIDKSERAETSIRNTGYDPRSTVIVNNMDRMLADGERDILNKIIRLMCDPKKYEFGIRGSSDRLFLEFEKARDLDQDNPVIHDIPLKAHAMNHYGCGRESFYVQVPKALHNKIRLSEKVTQIKISRPVQPYLLQWQLLTEDVGQPPKCILNGWRNPIGFACEVRKLNHVAVAANLQGTVDGKSCRVDGMTVLPPDCGGVLATIMLMTFLPQRYSINISVKHRRITTIGFLGQKFPIPADTPIRGESLMLMSEIRQILSELFITPDDFTKIPNSDLDDRIRYLIHTVRSQQRTESTEPYQWVRERRKSSYTRENVSPYAPEDISGEDDDGNERDNHKFMFLKPYNLKNIGQLLNFCIEKIKVMMQTHFTTFKAEEIVKRDEGTSEGDYNEMDSESDD; encoded by the exons ATGAGTGATAAAAGGCAGATGGACGAAAAACAGGCATACAAGAAAAAGTATGAACGATCACACAGGCAACACCGTGAAAAGAAGCGACAGGAGAGCGCGAGTGGTGACAAACCCGACAGTGGTTTGAACTCTTCTCAGTACGCCGAAGGCTGCGATTCTGATATGAGATCGAATCCACGTAGAAATTATCCTGATAGAAGAAGAGGCAATAGGAGGGCAAACCAGCTTCAGACTCGAGTATTTGTCTCCAGTCAGAATCCTAATCCCGGAGACACATGTAAAGAAAGACACAACCATCAAACCAGTCGTCAAGAACGATTTTCCAAAGATGGCCGTGTCAGTGACCATTATAGACGAAGTGGTAGGACTGGAGGAAGAAAACAACAGAACCAAGCAAATATGTCGTTTTCCCCGTCCCAAGAGTCGAAGAAGCCCGATGTTTTGCCTGTATGTGAATTTAAGGAGAAGATTCTggaagaaataaagaaaaaccGAGTTGTATGTATCCATGGTGAGACAGGCTGTGGAAAGTCAACTATGGTACCCCAATTTATAATGGACGAAGCACAGAATACAAACAAAGG GAATGTTTCCTCTCTTGCTGCACAACTAAATTTGAGAAAGGGTGCCAAGATAATCGTTACACAACCGAGAAGAATGGCAGCCATTTCTTTGGCAAAAAGAGTAGCATCAGAGAGAGGAGAGAgggtgggtcaatctgttggtTATCAAATTGGTGGAGAATCTATGTTATCATCTTACACCAAACTAACCTACGTCACCACAGGATTTTTACTGCag AAACTGGTAAACAACCCTCAGTCATTTGATAACTATACACATGTGATACTGGATGAAATTCATGAAAGACAGATTGATTCCGATTTACTCAGTTTGGTTGTCAAATTGTACCTTGATCAATATCACTACACCAAGATTATCGTGATGTCAGCAACGTTACAGGGAGAGCTTTTCTCACG GTATTTCGCTGACTCTGACCAGAAAGATAATTCGTATTCACACTCGGAATCGGAATCGGACTCTGACTCTGAACATGACCAGGTTCCACCGCAAATCTTTGTTGGTGCCAGGAGATTCCCCGTTGAAGACATTTACATTGATGATCTTGTGTCAAGTACGAAGTATCAGGATTGGTTTTCCGCGGACGAAGTTTTCAGTCTTGCCAACGCATGGGTGAAATTTAACCAATTTTATGCCAAACGTTCATCGGAAGACGATGTTGTCGATCAGTTTCAACACTTATTTGAACAAA GTTTGAGGAAAGTACATGGTGTTGAGAAAGCAGAAAAGAAACTATACAATTTTTCATCTGATCTTAAGTCTACACCACGGGAAAAAACTTTGAAGGCCACTGTCATGGCTGGATTGATTCAAGTTTGTGTAACCTTGATAAAGAAGATGACAACTCCCGGAGAAACTATCCTTGTTTTTCTGCCAG GTATTGGTGAAATTTACTCCCTCTATGATGTACTTGCGCCATTAGAAAGTGATCCTCCTCGTTCGATGACACCGATTCAACTGTTTGTACTTCATTCACAG ATACCCCGAGAAGACCAAGACGCCTGTTTTGAAGCACCACCGGCTACACATGCTCACGTCATCTTGGCAACTAACATCGCAGAAAGCTCTCTCACTTTACCAAAAGTACGGGTTGTCATCGACTTTGGGTTGAAACGACAGGTCATGTATGACGATAGACGTCGTATGATGTGTCTTATTGGAGTTTGGTGTTCCAAAGCAAGTGCCAAACAGAGAGCAG GTCGCACCGGCAGAGTGTTTGAAGGCAAAGTGGTCAGACTCATGGCCAAAAACTACTTCAACGAGAGTCTGCGTGAATTTGATCCGCCGGAAATGGAGACAAATCCATTGGATAAATTGATACTCAGAGTAAAACAGCTTGGAAAGAAGATCGCTGATGGTATGTCTGTAAGTGAGCTACTTCAACATGCAGTGGAATCACCTTCCATGGATCGTTTCGTTTCGACTGTGGAAAGTCTCGCTGATGTTGGCGCCCTCACAG AAAACTCTGAACATGGTGACATAACACTACTTGGTCACGTGGCCCTGAAATTACCATTGGACATCATACTGTGTCGTCTTGTTGTCTACGGTGTTCTCTTCAACTGTACGTGTGATGCTGTTGTCATGGCAGCAGCATTGTCTATACGTATGGACCCGTTTACGCTACCAAATCTCATG ATCATGAAAGACCCGGAAAAATTCTTGAAGTCGTCGACCAACAGTTTCAAATCCCGTGCTAGATTTGATAATGGACAGTACAGTGAACCGATAATGTACGTTAATATGTTCAAAGCATGGATGAAAGAGAGAGTCCAGGAGAGAGGGCGGAatgcaatttattcaaaacgAGTGAGATTCTGCCGAGAAAATGCACTTCACACACAGAGGCTGATCGAAATGGAAAACTCTGTTTGTGAAATCGCATCGCGTCTGAATCGTTACTTGCCGGATAAAAGCAAAGCTCTCAGGGATGTACAAACCTTGATGTGGGTACTGAGGTCAGAGGTCGATGACGAAGACTACAACTACGAAGAAACTTTGCCCTCAGGGGTATCCAAAACACAGACAGAGGAGAATGATAACAAGGAGAACCCGAAAAGTGGCAAGAGAGTGAAAGAGGCAACTCATGGTAAATATCGTGACCAAAGGCAAGATACTCAAAGAAAGCCATCAATGGTGACAACTGGTCACACTAGCACTATGCAGAAAGAAGGTAACCCATCTTACGAGGCAAAGTGTACAGGCAGTGAATTCGAAGGGTACGAAACTTTCCTCAATGAAGAAGGGGATCAAAAATTACGTAAAACGTCATTTCCAAAGCCGGAAGTAGATCTTGTCCCTCCCAATTTGGGTCGTCAGAATACCGATAAGCAACATAGTCGCCATGACAACGAAGGTCCGAACGATGACGTTAATTTCGATAACTACAAAACGGATTGCCCTTATAGAGGCGTAGACGGACAAGTCTATCATGTACGAGTAGACGTCCTTCAAGCTGAGAGGGAAAGTCCACTTATCGATGGAAATGTAGTTGGCTCTGATAGTAGTGATGAAGATGACGAGGATGCACAAGCTAAGCAATCGAAGGATATAAAGATGAAACAGTTAAACTGTAGTGCACGGGTGAAAGACAAATCATTTCAGAATCAAGGTGCCAGACCAAAACAGTTGAATCGTTCCAGAACACACAAACGCCATCATCTGGTCCAATCACAAGAGGGAAACTTGACACCTGCTGATGTTGATCAACTATTCTGTAGTGATATGGTAATGGTGAAAGTATTGCAAGTGGCTGCTTTCAATCCTAACTATATTTTCGGTACTCTTGGCCAACAGTCACCTGACGGCAGAAAGATGACAATAGATAAGTCTGAGAG GGCAGAGACGAGTATAAGAAACACTGGATATGATCCAAGAAGTACAGTCATTGTGAATAATATGGATCGAATGCTGGCAGACGGAGAAAGGGATATCTTGAATAAAATCATTCGCTTGATGTGTGATCCCAAAAAGTATGAATTTGGTATAAGAG GATCCTCAGATCGACTCTTCTTGGAATTTGAGAAGGCGAGGGACTTGGATCAAGATAATCCAGTCATTCACGATATTCCACTGAAAGCACACGCCATGAACCACTATGGGTGTGGCAGAGAGTCGTTTTACGTACAAGTTCCAAAGGCACTCCATAACAAGATAAGACTAAGTGAGAAGGTGACTCAAATAAAGATATCAAGACCAGTCCAACCATACTTGCTTCAATGGCAGCTACTAACAGAGGATGTGGGTCAACCTCCAAAAT GTATATTAAATGGATGGCGAAATCCGATCGGCTTTGCTTGTGAGGTACGGAAACTCAACCACGTGGCTGTAGCAGCGAATTTACAAG GTACTGTCGATGGTAAAAGTTGTCGTGTTGATGGCATGACTGTGCTACCTCCTGACTGTGGCGGCGTCCTTGCTACGATCATGTTGATGACATTCTTACCACAACGATACAGTATTAACATCAGTGTTAAACACAGGCGGATAACAACCATAGGATTCCTTGGCCAGAAATTTCCCATCCCGGCTGACACACCAATAAG aGGAGAATCGTTGATGTTGATGAGTGAAATTCGTCAAATCTTATCAGAGCTATTCATAACTCCTGATGATTTCACCAAAATACCAAACAGTGATTTAGATGATAGAATTCGGTATTTGATTCATACTGTGAGATCACAGCAACGTACTGAATCAACAG AACCATACCAATGGGTACGGGAAAGGAGGAAATCAAGTTATACTCGAGAGAATGTGTCACCATATGCACCCGAGGATATATCCGGAGAAGATGACGATGGCAATGAGAGAGACAATCACAAGTTTATGTTTTTGAAG CCATACAATCTCAAGAATATCGGACAACTTCTTAACTTCTGCATCGAGAAAATCAAAGTTATGATGCAGACGCACTTTACAACTTTCAAAGCCGAAGAAATCGTTAAGCGAGATGAAGGTACAAGTGAGGGAGATTATAATGAAATGGATAGTGAATCCGACG ATTGA